A window of the Henckelia pumila isolate YLH828 chromosome 3, ASM3356847v2, whole genome shotgun sequence genome harbors these coding sequences:
- the LOC140889764 gene encoding uncharacterized protein, producing the protein MSDCPDPVKPRTGPNGSATQAQPKETKPNARVFAITQEEADDANEVVAGTILINTKPAYVLFDCGATHSFISKRFTKKIGLVHEKLTEPLRVATPTNKIIETLKIHRKCKMCVCEQIFDADLVELNMVEFDVILGMDWLSRNHAVVNCRDKNVKLRTPNHEEITFQGKIKMRKPLLLASQAWKAIKGREEV; encoded by the coding sequence ATGTCTGATTGTCCTGATCCTGTGAAGCCAAGGACCGGGCCGAATGGTAGTGCTACACAGGCCCAACCTAAAGAGACAAAGCCCAACGCCCGTGTGTTTGCTATCACACAAGAAGAGGCTGATGACGCGAATGAAGTCGTGGCAGGTACCATTTTAATCAATACTAagcctgcatatgttttatttgattgTGGTGCCACTCATTCGTTTATATCTAAGAGATTTACTAAGAAGATAGGGCTTGTACATGAGAAACTAACTGAACCACTGAGAGTAGCAACCCCTACTAACAAGATAATTGAGACACTCAAGATACATAGGAAATGTAAGATGTGTGTCTGTGAACAAATCTTTGATGCTGATTTGGTTGAACTCAACATGGTAGAATTTGATGTTATccttgggatggattggttgtctAGAAACCATGCAGTGGTTAACTGTCGGGATAAGAATGTTAAACTTCGAACCCCAAACCACGAAGAAATTACATTCCAAGGTAAGATCAAGATGCGAAAACCCCTCTTGTTGGCCTCCCAAGCATGGAAGGCGATAAAAGGTCGCGAAGAAGTTTAA